A stretch of DNA from Bacillota bacterium:
AGGCGCTCAGCCCGCGCCGGCCGGCGGCGGGGTCGGTCTTGGCGAAGACGACGAAGAAGCTCGCCTCGGTGGCGTTGGAGATCCAGATCTTGCTCCCGGAGAGGAGGTAGCGGTCGCCCCGCCGCACCGCCCGGCTCCGGATGCCGGCCACGTCCGAGCCGGCCTCGGGCTCGGTGAGGGCGTAGGCGCCCAGCTCCCCGGCCGCCAGGCGGCCGACGTAGGTGCGCCGCAGCTCCTCCTCCGCCCCCACCAGGAAGGCGTCGGCCACCAGGTGGTTGAGCAGGAGGGCCGCCGTCACGCCGGCGCAGGCCCAGGCCATCTGCTCCGCCGCCAGCACCAGCTCCAGCCGCCCCAGCCCCAGCCCGCCGTACGCCTCGGGCATGGCCAGGGCGGTCAGCCCCAGCTCCCGGG
This window harbors:
- a CDS encoding acyl-CoA dehydrogenase family protein, translating into MDFALSGEQRALAEMAAAFARREILPEAARLDREARFPRELFARARELGLTALAMPEAYGGLGLGRLELVLAAEQMAWACAGVTAALLLNHLVADAFLVGAEEELRRTYVGRLAAGELGAYALTEPEAGSDVAGIRSRAVRRGDRYLLSGSKIWISNATEASFFVVFAKTDPAAGRRGLSAFVVERGTPGLEVGPPLPKMGQRAAPAAPLYLDGVQVPAAQRLGEEGEGFLLAMRVFDRSR